One window of Fusobacterium polymorphum genomic DNA carries:
- a CDS encoding THUMP domain-containing class I SAM-dependent RNA methyltransferase, which produces MIFVASTTMGLESVVKDECFALGFKNIKVFDGRVEFEGDFKDLVKANIYLRCSDRVFIKMAEFKALTYEELFQNIKAINWQDYIDENGEFPISWVSSVKSKLYSKSDIQRISKKAIVEKLKEKYKREIFLENGALYSIKIQCHKDIFIVMLDSSGESLTKRGYRALKMLAPIKETLAAALVYLSKWKADEVLLDPMCGTGTIAIEAAMIARNIAPGANRNFAAEKWSVIDKNLWTDIRDEAFSNEDLSKELKIYASDIDERSIEIAKENSEKAGVEDDIIFEVKDFKDIESPAKYGAMIVNPPYGERLMGDENIEELYRDFGNFCKKKLAKWSYYIITSYEDFEKAFGKESTKNRKLYNGGIKCYYYQYFGDRKNGYKH; this is translated from the coding sequence ATGATATTTGTGGCATCTACAACTATGGGTTTAGAAAGTGTTGTTAAAGATGAATGCTTTGCCTTAGGTTTTAAAAATATAAAGGTTTTTGATGGTAGAGTTGAATTTGAAGGAGATTTTAAAGATTTAGTTAAGGCTAATATATATTTAAGATGTTCTGATAGAGTATTTATTAAAATGGCAGAATTTAAAGCTTTGACTTATGAAGAGTTATTTCAAAATATAAAAGCTATTAACTGGCAAGATTATATAGATGAAAATGGAGAATTCCCTATTTCTTGGGTAAGTTCTGTTAAATCTAAGTTATATTCAAAATCTGATATACAAAGAATTAGTAAAAAAGCTATTGTTGAAAAGTTAAAAGAAAAATATAAAAGAGAAATCTTTTTAGAAAATGGTGCTTTATACTCAATAAAAATTCAATGTCATAAAGATATATTTATTGTTATGCTTGATAGTTCTGGAGAGTCTTTAACAAAGAGAGGATATAGAGCTTTAAAAATGCTTGCTCCTATTAAAGAAACTCTGGCAGCAGCACTTGTATATTTATCAAAATGGAAAGCTGATGAAGTTTTACTTGACCCAATGTGTGGAACAGGTACTATTGCAATAGAAGCAGCTATGATAGCTAGAAATATTGCTCCAGGAGCAAATAGGAATTTTGCAGCTGAAAAATGGTCTGTCATTGATAAAAATCTTTGGACAGACATAAGAGATGAAGCCTTTTCAAATGAAGATTTATCAAAAGAATTAAAAATCTATGCCTCAGATATAGATGAAAGAAGTATAGAAATCGCAAAAGAAAACTCAGAGAAAGCTGGGGTTGAAGATGATATTATTTTTGAGGTAAAAGATTTTAAAGATATTGAAAGTCCTGCTAAATATGGAGCTATGATAGTAAATCCTCCTTATGGTGAAAGACTTATGGGAGATGAAAATATTGAAGAATTATATAGAGATTTTGGAAATTTTTGTAAAAAGAAATTAGCTAAATGGTCTTACTATATAATTACTTCTTATGAAGATTTTGAAAAAGCTTTTGGTAAAGAATCAACTAAAAATCGTAAACTATACAATGGTGGAATAAAATGTTACTACTATCAATATTTTGGAGATAGAAAAAATGGATATAAACACTAA
- a CDS encoding AI-2E family transporter → MNSKNMLKIIGIILVFVILQSYFTTPERFGAIIENWKNYFMTVIMSIFIAILLEPIAKYLKKKSKINDILAISLSITLVVLVFVILSLMIIPEIVSSIKELNGIYPYLSEKAMAIGKKVVDYLAKKDIYTIDINKIDSYFTNFIKNNITGIQDIVSTIISGLIDWTIGFTNLFLAFVLAFLILLDKKHLIKTLENIIIIIFGVKNTPYVIKKLKLSKDIFLSYVSGKLIVSAIVGLCVYIILLITGTPYAALSAILLGVGNMIPYVGSIIGGIIAFFLILLVAPIKTIILLIAIIISQLVDGFIVGPKIIGDKVGLNTFWVMVSMIIFGNLFGLVGMFLGTPILSIIRLFYIDLLKAKQGGEQ, encoded by the coding sequence ATGAATTCAAAAAATATGTTAAAAATTATTGGAATAATATTGGTTTTTGTGATATTACAGTCATATTTTACAACCCCAGAAAGATTTGGAGCTATAATAGAAAATTGGAAAAATTATTTTATGACAGTAATAATGTCAATTTTTATAGCTATTCTTTTAGAACCAATAGCTAAATATTTAAAGAAAAAAAGTAAAATAAATGATATATTAGCAATAAGCTTATCAATAACTTTAGTAGTATTAGTATTTGTTATTTTATCTTTGATGATAATTCCAGAAATAGTGTCTTCAATAAAAGAATTGAATGGCATATATCCTTATCTTTCTGAAAAGGCTATGGCTATTGGAAAAAAAGTAGTTGATTATCTGGCTAAAAAAGATATCTATACTATAGATATAAATAAAATAGATAGCTATTTTACAAATTTTATAAAAAATAATATTACAGGTATACAAGATATAGTCTCAACAATCATATCTGGTTTAATTGACTGGACAATAGGTTTTACAAATTTATTTCTAGCTTTTGTATTAGCCTTTTTGATTTTATTAGATAAAAAACATCTTATAAAAACATTAGAAAATATCATAATAATCATATTTGGAGTAAAAAATACTCCTTATGTTATCAAAAAATTAAAATTATCAAAAGATATATTTTTAAGTTATGTCTCAGGTAAATTAATAGTATCAGCAATTGTTGGCTTATGTGTATATATTATTCTATTAATAACAGGAACTCCTTATGCAGCTTTAAGCGCAATTTTATTAGGAGTAGGAAATATGATACCTTATGTTGGTTCTATTATTGGAGGAATAATAGCATTTTTCTTAATTTTATTAGTAGCTCCAATAAAAACTATTATTTTATTGATAGCAATAATAATATCACAATTAGTTGATGGCTTTATAGTTGGTCCAAAAATAATAGGTGATAAAGTTGGTCTTAACACATTTTGGGTTATGGTATCTATGATAATATTTGGAAATTTATTTGGTTTAGTTGGAATGTTCTTAGGAACTCCAATATTGTCAATAATTAGATTATTTTATATAGATTTATTAAAAGCTAAGCAAGGGGGAGAGCAATGA
- a CDS encoding NusG domain II-containing protein, which produces MKKTKYFKIGDLVIYIFLIIFFSVLIFKIGSFKDVKGAKAEIWVDGELKYVYPLQEEEKNIFVETNLGGCNVQFKDNMVRVTTSNSPLKIAVKQGFIKSPGEVIIGIPDRLVVKVVGDSENDSDIDFVAR; this is translated from the coding sequence ATGAAAAAAACTAAATACTTTAAAATAGGAGATTTAGTTATATATATCTTCTTGATAATTTTTTTCTCTGTACTTATTTTTAAAATAGGTAGTTTTAAAGATGTTAAAGGAGCTAAGGCAGAAATATGGGTTGATGGTGAACTAAAGTATGTCTATCCTTTACAAGAAGAAGAAAAAAATATTTTTGTTGAAACTAATTTAGGTGGTTGTAATGTACAATTTAAAGATAATATGGTAAGGGTAACAACTTCCAACTCTCCACTTAAAATAGCTGTAAAACAAGGTTTTATAAAATCTCCTGGTGAGGTTATAATTGGTATTCCAGACAGACTTGTAGTAAAAGTTGTTGGAGACTCTGAAAATGATTCAGATATAGATTTTGTAGCAAGGTAG
- a CDS encoding phosphatidylserine decarboxylase: MEFEKIKYIERKTGEIKTEKVMGEGALKFLYYNPFGKLALHTIVKRKFLSDWYGRKMSKPESKEKIKSFVEEMGIDMSEYKRPIEDYTSFNDFFYRELKDGARKIDYNENVIVSPADGKILAYQNIKEVDKFFVKGSEFTLEEFFNDKELAQKYEDGTFVIIRLAPADYHRFHFPVDGEISEVKKISGDYYSVSTHAIKTNFRIFCENKREYAILKTEKFGDIAMFDIGATMVGGIVQTYKANSFVKKGEEKGYFLFGGSTCILVLEKDKVVIDEDIIKNTQNKIETRIYMGEKFGNEKN, encoded by the coding sequence ATGGAGTTTGAAAAAATAAAATATATAGAGAGAAAAACTGGTGAAATAAAAACTGAAAAGGTAATGGGAGAAGGAGCATTAAAATTTTTATATTATAATCCTTTTGGAAAATTAGCTTTGCACACAATAGTAAAAAGAAAATTTCTATCTGATTGGTATGGAAGGAAAATGTCTAAACCTGAGTCAAAAGAAAAAATAAAATCTTTTGTGGAAGAAATGGGAATAGATATGAGTGAATACAAAAGACCAATAGAGGATTATACAAGTTTTAATGACTTCTTTTATCGTGAGTTAAAAGATGGTGCTAGAAAGATAGATTATAATGAAAATGTAATTGTTTCCCCAGCTGATGGAAAGATTTTAGCTTATCAAAACATAAAAGAAGTTGATAAATTCTTTGTAAAAGGCTCTGAATTTACCTTAGAAGAGTTTTTTAATGATAAAGAATTAGCCCAAAAATATGAAGATGGTACTTTTGTAATAATTAGACTTGCACCAGCTGATTACCATAGATTTCATTTTCCAGTAGATGGAGAAATTTCAGAAGTCAAAAAAATTTCTGGGGATTATTATTCTGTGTCAACTCATGCTATAAAAACAAATTTTAGAATTTTTTGTGAAAATAAAAGAGAATATGCTATATTAAAAACAGAAAAATTTGGAGATATTGCAATGTTTGATATAGGAGCTACTATGGTTGGTGGAATAGTCCAAACATATAAAGCTAATTCTTTTGTAAAAAAAGGAGAAGAGAAGGGTTATTTCTTATTTGGAGGCTCAACTTGTATCTTAGTCCTTGAAAAGGATAAAGTTGTTATAGATGAAGATATAATAAAAAATACTCAAAATAAAATAGAAACAAGAATTTATATGGGAGAAAAATTTGGAAATGAAAAAAACTAA
- a CDS encoding nicotinate phosphoribosyltransferase yields the protein MNNNLILTEFARVINSDRYQYTESDIFLMESMQNKIAVFDMFFRKTEDGGFAVVSGIQEVIHLIEVLNTTSEDEKRKYFSKILEEEHLINFLAKMKFTGDLYAIQDGEIVYPNEPVITIKAPLIEAKILETPILNIMNMNMAIATKASMVTRAADPIKVLAFGSRRAHGFDSAVEGNKAAIIGGCYGHSNLVTEYKYGIPSNGTMSHSYIQAFGVGAEAEKEAFVTFIKHRRQRKNNSLILLVDTYDTINIGIENAIKAFKECGIDDSYEGVYGVRLDSGDLAYQSKKCRKRFDEEGFTKAKITLTNSLDEKLIRSLREQGACVDMYGVGDAIAVSKSYPCFGGVYKIVELDEEPLIKISGDVIKISNPGFKEVYRIFDKDGFAYADLISLVKDDNDKEKLLNNEELMIRDEKYEFKNSILKKDEYTYKKLTKLYIKDGVIDKELHDELFDIMKSQKHYFDSLAKVSPERKRLENPHSYKVDLSSDLINLKYGLINKIKNV from the coding sequence ATGAATAATAATCTTATTTTAACAGAATTTGCAAGAGTTATCAACTCAGATAGATATCAATATACAGAAAGTGATATTTTTCTTATGGAAAGTATGCAAAATAAAATAGCTGTCTTTGATATGTTTTTCAGAAAAACAGAAGATGGTGGTTTTGCAGTTGTATCAGGAATACAAGAAGTTATACATCTTATAGAAGTTTTAAATACTACATCAGAAGATGAAAAAAGAAAATATTTTTCTAAAATTTTAGAAGAAGAACATCTTATAAATTTCTTAGCTAAGATGAAATTTACAGGAGATTTATATGCAATACAAGATGGAGAAATTGTTTATCCTAATGAACCTGTAATAACTATAAAAGCACCTTTAATAGAGGCGAAAATATTAGAAACCCCTATTTTAAATATAATGAATATGAATATGGCTATTGCAACAAAGGCATCTATGGTTACAAGAGCTGCAGATCCAATAAAAGTTTTAGCTTTTGGAAGTAGAAGAGCTCATGGTTTTGATAGTGCTGTTGAAGGGAATAAAGCGGCTATAATTGGTGGTTGCTATGGGCACTCAAATTTAGTTACTGAATATAAATATGGAATACCTTCTAATGGAACAATGTCTCATTCATATATTCAAGCTTTTGGTGTAGGAGCAGAAGCAGAAAAAGAAGCTTTTGTTACTTTTATAAAACATAGAAGACAAAGAAAAAATAATTCTTTAATTCTTTTAGTTGATACTTATGATACTATTAATATTGGAATTGAAAATGCAATAAAAGCATTTAAAGAATGTGGTATAGATGATAGTTATGAAGGAGTTTATGGAGTAAGACTTGATTCAGGAGACTTAGCTTATCAATCTAAAAAATGTCGTAAAAGATTTGATGAAGAAGGTTTTACAAAGGCAAAAATAACTTTGACTAACTCTCTTGATGAAAAACTTATAAGATCACTTCGTGAACAAGGAGCTTGTGTTGATATGTATGGTGTTGGTGATGCCATAGCAGTAAGTAAATCTTATCCTTGTTTTGGAGGAGTATATAAAATAGTTGAACTTGATGAAGAACCTTTAATAAAAATATCAGGAGATGTTATAAAGATTTCTAATCCTGGATTTAAAGAAGTATATAGAATATTTGATAAAGATGGTTTTGCTTATGCTGATTTAATAAGCCTTGTTAAAGATGATAATGATAAAGAAAAATTACTAAATAATGAAGAACTTATGATAAGAGATGAAAAATATGAGTTTAAAAATAGTATATTGAAAAAAGATGAATATACTTATAAAAAACTTACAAAACTTTATATCAAAGATGGTGTCATTGATAAGGAATTACATGATGAACTATTTGATATTATGAAATCTCAAAAGCATTATTTTGATTCTTTAGCTAAAGTTTCACCAGAAAGAAAGAGATTAGAAAATCCTCATAGTTATAAGGTTGACTTATCTTCTGATTTAATAAATTTAAAATATGGCTTAATAAATAAAATTAAAAATGTCTAA
- the dtd gene encoding D-aminoacyl-tRNA deacylase, producing the protein MRTVIQRVKYARVSVDGKVIGEIDKGLLVLLGITHEDTIKEVKWLANKIKNLRIFEDEEEKMNLSLEDIKGKALIISQFTLYGNSIKGNRPSFIDAAKPDLAKDLYLKFIEELKSFGIETQEGEFGADMKVELLNDGPVTIIIDTKDANIK; encoded by the coding sequence ATGAGAACAGTTATACAAAGAGTTAAATATGCAAGAGTAAGTGTTGATGGAAAAGTTATAGGGGAAATTGATAAAGGACTTTTAGTTCTTTTGGGAATTACACATGAAGATACTATCAAAGAAGTTAAATGGCTTGCTAATAAAATTAAGAATTTAAGAATTTTTGAAGATGAAGAAGAAAAAATGAATTTATCTTTAGAAGATATAAAAGGAAAAGCTTTAATAATTTCTCAATTTACTCTTTATGGTAATTCAATAAAAGGAAATAGACCTTCTTTTATTGATGCTGCAAAACCAGATTTAGCAAAAGATTTATATTTAAAATTCATAGAAGAATTAAAATCTTTTGGTATAGAAACACAAGAAGGAGAATTTGGAGCAGATATGAAAGTAGAACTTTTAAATGATGGACCAGTAACAATTATTATTGACACTAAGGATGCAAATATAAAATAA
- a CDS encoding DMT family transporter, translating into MDFKEIYKKLTAKKCAFIAIFFWATAFVLTKVVLKEVDATSVGVLRYFFSSIIVIFILIKQKISLPALKDIPAFIFAGFSGYAGYIALFNMATLLSSPSTLSVINALAPAITAIVAYFIFNERIKLIGWFSMGISFCGILILTLWDGALTVNKGILYMLAGCLLLSLYNISQRYLTKKYSSFDVSMYSMLIGGILLVIYSPSSVANIFSISFTSLILIIYMSIFPSVISYFFWTKAFELAKSTTEVTSFMFVTPVLATFMGIIILGDIPKLSTLIGGVVIILGMILFNKTK; encoded by the coding sequence ATGGATTTTAAAGAAATATACAAAAAATTAACAGCAAAAAAATGTGCTTTTATTGCAATCTTTTTTTGGGCAACAGCGTTTGTTTTAACAAAAGTTGTTTTAAAAGAGGTTGATGCAACAAGTGTTGGGGTTCTAAGGTACTTTTTTTCTTCTATTATAGTTATTTTTATTTTAATAAAACAAAAAATTTCTCTACCAGCATTAAAAGATATTCCAGCTTTTATATTTGCAGGGTTTTCAGGATATGCAGGCTATATAGCACTTTTTAATATGGCTACTTTGCTTTCAAGTCCTTCAACTTTAAGTGTTATAAATGCACTTGCTCCTGCAATAACAGCTATAGTTGCATATTTCATATTTAATGAAAGAATAAAATTAATTGGTTGGTTTTCAATGGGGATATCATTTTGTGGAATTTTAATACTTACTCTTTGGGATGGTGCCTTGACAGTAAATAAAGGTATTTTATATATGTTAGCTGGTTGTTTATTGCTAAGTCTATATAATATTTCTCAAAGATATTTAACTAAAAAATATTCTTCTTTTGATGTCAGTATGTATTCTATGTTAATTGGTGGAATTTTACTTGTTATATATTCTCCAAGTTCAGTGGCAAATATTTTTTCTATAAGTTTTACTTCACTAATTTTGATTATATATATGTCAATTTTTCCTAGTGTAATTTCTTATTTTTTCTGGACAAAAGCATTTGAACTTGCAAAATCTACAACAGAAGTTACATCTTTTATGTTTGTAACACCAGTTCTTGCAACTTTTATGGGAATAATAATTTTAGGAGATATTCCAAAATTATCAACACTTATCGGTGGTGTAGTAATTATCTTAGGAATGATATTGTTTAATAAAACAAAATAA
- a CDS encoding branched-chain amino acid transaminase, giving the protein MINTEKIWMNGKLVGHDDANIHILSHVVHYGSSVFEGIRIYKTENGPAIFRLREHVKRLFDSAKVYRMDIPYSIEEIEKAIIETVKANKLEQGYIRPIAYRGYFELGVTPTRCPVDVAIAAWAWGAYLGEEALNKGIRVQVSSWRRPALNTLPSLAKAGGNYLSSQLIRLEALNNGYEEGIALDYLGNISEGSGENLFVVLNGKLITPNLASSALGGITKDTVIQLAKKLGYEVIEQAIPRELLYICDELFLTGTAAEVTPVYSVDNIVVGNGDKTIAKALQKEFFDLAHGRHELSEKYLTYVK; this is encoded by the coding sequence ATGATTAACACAGAAAAAATTTGGATGAATGGAAAATTAGTAGGGCATGATGATGCTAATATACATATATTATCTCATGTAGTTCACTATGGTAGTTCAGTATTTGAAGGAATAAGAATTTATAAGACAGAAAATGGTCCTGCAATTTTTAGATTGAGAGAACATGTAAAAAGACTTTTTGATTCTGCTAAAGTTTACAGAATGGATATTCCATATTCAATAGAAGAGATTGAAAAAGCTATTATAGAAACTGTAAAAGCTAATAAATTAGAACAAGGTTATATCCGTCCAATAGCTTATCGTGGCTATTTTGAATTAGGAGTTACCCCAACAAGATGTCCAGTAGATGTTGCAATAGCTGCTTGGGCTTGGGGAGCATATCTAGGAGAAGAAGCTCTTAATAAAGGAATAAGAGTACAAGTTTCTAGCTGGAGAAGACCTGCTTTAAATACTTTACCTTCTCTTGCAAAAGCTGGAGGAAATTATTTAAGTTCGCAACTTATCAGACTAGAAGCTCTTAATAATGGATATGAAGAAGGAATAGCTCTTGATTATTTAGGAAATATTAGTGAAGGTAGTGGAGAAAATTTATTTGTAGTTTTAAATGGAAAATTAATAACTCCAAACTTAGCTTCTTCTGCACTTGGTGGAATAACAAAAGATACAGTTATTCAACTTGCTAAAAAGTTAGGTTATGAAGTTATAGAACAAGCTATACCAAGAGAACTTTTATATATCTGTGATGAATTATTCTTAACTGGTACTGCTGCTGAAGTGACTCCTGTTTACTCTGTTGATAATATAGTAGTTGGAAATGGAGATAAAACTATAGCTAAAGCTTTACAAAAAGAATTCTTTGACCTTGCTCATGGTAGACATGAACTTTCAGAAAAATATTTAACTTATGTGAAATAA
- a CDS encoding YtxH domain-containing protein: MGLISYIEEKRLERERAIRNEKLISTMKILASIGAGFTLGILFAPKSGKETRKDISKATKEGLNFVSENLNNAKNYVKDKANNMKEAVAEKYDELKNETIPEKIEDFKEKVEDTADNIEEKAENVKENIKK, translated from the coding sequence ATGGGATTAATAAGTTATATTGAAGAAAAACGTCTTGAAAGAGAAAGAGCAATTAGAAATGAAAAATTAATTAGTACAATGAAAATTCTTGCAAGTATTGGAGCAGGATTTACATTAGGTATATTATTCGCTCCAAAATCAGGAAAAGAAACTAGAAAAGATATTTCAAAAGCAACTAAAGAAGGACTTAATTTTGTAAGTGAAAATCTTAATAATGCAAAAAATTATGTTAAAGATAAAGCTAACAATATGAAAGAAGCTGTTGCTGAGAAATATGATGAACTTAAAAATGAAACTATTCCTGAAAAAATTGAAGATTTCAAAGAAAAAGTTGAAGATACAGCAGACAATATAGAAGAAAAGGCTGAAAATGTAAAAGAAAACATAAAAAAATAG
- a CDS encoding GlsB/YeaQ/YmgE family stress response membrane protein yields the protein MGIIAWVILGALSGWIASIIMDKNASMGAIANIITGIVGAFIGGIVFNFIGAQKVTGLNLHSILVSVVGACILLWILGVINKK from the coding sequence ATGGGAATAATAGCCTGGGTAATACTTGGTGCTCTTTCAGGGTGGATAGCTAGTATAATAATGGATAAAAATGCATCAATGGGAGCAATAGCTAACATAATAACTGGAATTGTTGGTGCTTTTATTGGTGGAATAGTTTTTAATTTTATAGGTGCTCAAAAAGTAACAGGTTTAAATCTTCATAGTATTTTAGTTTCTGTAGTAGGAGCTTGTATTTTACTTTGGATACTTGGAGTAATTAACAAAAAATAA
- the metK gene encoding methionine adenosyltransferase, which translates to MKKFTYFTSEFVSPGHPDKVSDQISDAVLDACLKDDPNSRVACEVFCTTGLVVVGGEITTSTYIDVQDIVRKKIDEIGYRPGMGFDSNCGTLSCIHAQSPDIAMGVDIGGAGDQGIMFGGAVRETEELMPLALVLSREILVKLTNMMKNNEIKWARPDQKSQVTLAYDENGKVDHVDSIVVSVQHDEDVSHDEIEKTVIEKVVKPVLEKYNLSSENIKYYINPTGRFVIGGPHGDTGLTGRKIIVDTYGGYFRHGGGAFSGKDPSKVDRSAAYAARWVAKNIVAAELADKCEIQLSYAIGVPKPVSIKVDTFGTSKVDEDKISEAVSKVFDLSPRGIEKALELREGKFKYQDLAAFGHIGRTDIDTPWERLNKVDELKKSIN; encoded by the coding sequence ATGAAAAAGTTTACATACTTTACTTCTGAATTTGTTTCACCAGGACATCCAGATAAAGTTTCAGATCAAATATCAGATGCAGTATTAGATGCATGTTTAAAAGATGATCCTAATTCAAGAGTTGCTTGTGAGGTTTTTTGTACTACTGGATTAGTTGTTGTTGGAGGAGAAATAACAACATCAACATATATTGATGTGCAAGATATAGTTAGAAAAAAAATTGATGAGATTGGTTATAGACCTGGAATGGGATTTGATTCTAACTGTGGTACTTTAAGTTGTATCCATGCACAATCACCTGATATCGCTATGGGAGTAGATATTGGTGGGGCTGGAGATCAAGGTATAATGTTTGGTGGAGCTGTTAGAGAAACAGAAGAACTTATGCCATTAGCACTTGTATTATCAAGAGAAATATTAGTAAAACTTACTAATATGATGAAGAATAATGAAATTAAATGGGCAAGGCCAGATCAAAAATCACAAGTTACTTTAGCTTATGATGAAAATGGAAAAGTTGATCATGTTGATTCTATTGTTGTATCAGTACAACATGATGAAGATGTTAGCCATGATGAAATTGAGAAAACAGTTATAGAAAAAGTTGTAAAACCTGTTTTAGAAAAATATAACTTAAGTTCTGAAAATATAAAATACTATATTAATCCTACTGGAAGATTTGTAATTGGAGGACCTCATGGGGATACAGGACTTACTGGTAGAAAAATTATAGTTGATACTTATGGTGGATATTTTAGACATGGTGGAGGAGCTTTCTCTGGTAAAGACCCTTCAAAAGTTGATAGATCAGCTGCCTATGCTGCTAGATGGGTAGCTAAAAATATTGTTGCAGCAGAGCTTGCTGATAAATGTGAAATTCAATTATCTTATGCAATAGGAGTTCCTAAACCTGTTTCAATTAAAGTTGATACTTTTGGAACTTCAAAAGTTGATGAAGATAAAATTTCAGAAGCTGTATCAAAAGTATTTGATTTATCTCCTAGAGGAATTGAAAAAGCTCTTGAATTGAGAGAAGGAAAATTTAAATATCAAGATTTAGCTGCATTTGGACATATCGGAAGAACTGATATAGATACTCCTTGGGAAAGATTAAATAAAGTTGATGAATTAAAAAAGTCTATTAACTAA
- the tnpB gene encoding IS200/IS605 family element RNA-guided endonuclease TnpB — MKTKIIKRAYKFRIYPTLEQISFFAKSFGCVRKVHNLMLDDRKKAYEEYKSIGIKTKYPTPAKYKEEYPYLKEVDSLALANTQLNLEKAYKNFLKNKDFGFPKYKCKSNPVQSYTTNNQNTIYIKDGYIKLPKLKSLVKIKLDRKIKGIIKSVTISKNSLNHYFASILCEEEIEEFAKTNKNIGIDLGIKEFATMSDCTKVENLKLSKEYEKKLKREQRKLSRRCKLAKDSNKKISDSKNYQKQKKKVAKIHNKIRNKRKDFINKLSTKIINNHDIICIEDLNIKGILKNHKLAKSISDVSWSEFRRQLEYKANWYGRKIVKVATFYPSSKTCSSCGNIKETLKLSERIYHCECCGLEIDRDYNASINILRKGLEILKEEKVS, encoded by the coding sequence ATGAAGACTAAAATAATTAAAAGAGCATATAAATTCAGAATATACCCTACCTTAGAACAAATTAGCTTTTTTGCTAAGTCTTTTGGTTGTGTTAGAAAAGTTCATAACCTTATGTTAGATGATAGAAAGAAAGCTTATGAAGAATATAAATCAATAGGAATTAAAACTAAATATCCTACTCCTGCTAAATATAAAGAAGAATATCCTTATCTAAAAGAAGTAGATAGCTTAGCTCTTGCTAATACTCAATTAAATTTAGAAAAAGCCTATAAAAATTTTCTTAAGAATAAAGATTTTGGTTTTCCAAAATATAAATGTAAATCTAATCCAGTACAAAGTTATACTACAAATAATCAAAACACAATATATATTAAAGATGGATATATAAAACTTCCTAAACTAAAATCACTAGTCAAAATCAAATTAGATAGAAAAATAAAAGGTATAATCAAATCAGTAACAATAAGTAAAAATAGTCTCAATCATTATTTTGCTTCAATATTATGTGAAGAAGAAATAGAAGAATTTGCAAAGACCAATAAAAATATTGGAATAGATTTAGGAATAAAAGAATTTGCAACAATGAGTGATTGTACAAAAGTAGAAAATTTAAAGCTATCAAAAGAATATGAGAAAAAACTGAAAAGAGAACAAAGAAAATTATCAAGAAGATGTAAACTTGCTAAAGATAGTAATAAAAAAATATCAGATAGTAAGAATTATCAAAAGCAAAAGAAAAAGGTAGCAAAAATTCATAATAAAATTAGAAATAAGAGAAAAGACTTTATAAATAAGTTGAGTACAAAAATTATCAATAACCACGATATAATTTGTATAGAAGACTTAAATATAAAGGGAATATTAAAAAATCACAAACTAGCAAAAAGTATATCAGATGTGAGTTGGAGTGAATTTAGAAGACAACTAGAATATAAAGCAAATTGGTATGGAAGAAAGATTGTAAAAGTAGCTACATTTTATCCAAGTAGTAAGACTTGTTCTAGCTGTGGAAATATAAAAGAAACTCTAAAATTATCAGAAAGAATATATCATTGTGAATGTTGTGGACTAGAAATAGATAGAGATTATAATGCAAGTATAAATATATTAAGAAAAGGTTTAGAAATATTAAAAGAAGAAAAAGTAAGTTAA